In Pseudobacteroides sp., one DNA window encodes the following:
- a CDS encoding type II CAAX endopeptidase family protein, producing the protein MIENIKTVTTEHKTSKIIYLIFYLIPFVYIDMLGITLLLSATGLTMLMHSQFTDTSKRDINKKSILLLLVSVFIAYVTMFLFINDKFDKGFSIGGFEILPSYTFLFYYLFPLLWAFFLEKETLKSFIRVDRKFLLYMALLCLPIIATNSLWVFDQVFFDLNYSINDSLKEVYQAFIIAAIAEELFFRGFVYNSLKKVVTVPTAQVLSSIIFAFWHFSLIKSFLIEQTLNPILNMVEIFVLGLVLSFIYERSKSLISSILFHGFIDGGFKFALLALFIIQK; encoded by the coding sequence ATGATTGAAAATATAAAAACCGTAACAACTGAACATAAGACCAGTAAAATTATTTATTTAATATTCTATCTTATACCTTTTGTCTACATAGATATGTTAGGAATCACTTTACTGCTTTCTGCAACAGGGTTGACAATGCTTATGCATTCACAGTTCACAGACACAAGCAAAAGAGACATTAACAAAAAATCCATACTCCTGTTATTAGTAAGTGTATTTATTGCTTATGTCACAATGTTTTTGTTTATTAACGACAAATTTGATAAAGGCTTTTCAATCGGTGGTTTTGAAATACTTCCATCATATACTTTCTTGTTCTATTACTTATTTCCATTGTTGTGGGCCTTCTTCTTAGAAAAAGAGACACTTAAAAGCTTTATTAGGGTTGATAGAAAATTTCTTCTATACATGGCACTTCTCTGCCTTCCAATTATTGCAACCAACTCTTTATGGGTTTTCGATCAGGTATTTTTTGATTTGAATTACTCAATTAATGATTCACTTAAGGAAGTCTATCAAGCTTTTATAATTGCTGCCATAGCTGAAGAATTGTTCTTCAGGGGATTTGTATATAATTCACTTAAAAAGGTTGTAACCGTACCAACTGCACAAGTACTATCCTCTATAATTTTTGCATTTTGGCATTTTAGCCTGATAAAGTCTTTTTTAATAGAGCAAACCCTTAATCCGATTTTAAACATGGTAGAAATATTTGTTTTAGGACTTGTGCTCTCGTTTATATATGAAAGAAGCAAAAGTTTAATTTCCTCAATATTATTTCATGGTTTTATTGATGGTGGTTTTAAATTTGCATTGCTGGCTTTATTTATTATCCAGAAGTAA
- a CDS encoding ABC transporter ATP-binding protein, which produces MLKCIKYFKYLKPYLKYEVLIFILISMSSVLALANPILLKVIIDRVLILRELYLLKYVIVALFIFYIINTLIMFCNGFFNTYVGQIISLKIRQDLLSHIQKIKVSNFFDSETGDFISKVIEDVSTITNFMSVTLISTLNDTLNLLATAIFMLYFSPKLACIAFILAIVQFLISLKFSIYIRTVQEKTRENSSIHFSFLKRIFTGIKSIKAFNSAKHNDINYTAILRNILNLNFKYFYSYYGYSTCMSFASFVGSVLIFSLGVFEIYKGNLSVGALFVFDMVSERFYQFTNNLVNLNINFQNFTVAINRTESIFSLEKETNAGTLKNTIDSSIEFQGVTFSYERDSNKPIVTNLSYKFETGKTYALVGASGCGKSSLLSLMLKFYNPSSGKILIGGKDIDSLDLRYLRNKISIVFQDSLLFDGTIWDNIRFGNKKVTDEQVRSAAKVCCIDDFILSLPDGYDTRVGEDGVKISGGQKQRICLARALLRESDIYIFDEALSNLDKKLEYDIFQNLQRKLKNKTQIYVTHNIKLIRNLQNILVINRGNIELAGGHELLIQKSLIYRELFTKGENDFNEEKYA; this is translated from the coding sequence ATGTTAAAATGTATAAAATACTTTAAGTACCTTAAACCCTATTTAAAATACGAAGTATTAATCTTTATCTTAATATCAATGAGCTCGGTTTTGGCTTTGGCTAATCCAATATTATTAAAAGTAATTATTGATAGAGTTCTAATATTAAGGGAATTGTACTTGTTAAAGTATGTTATAGTCGCTTTGTTTATTTTCTATATCATAAATACACTAATAATGTTTTGTAACGGCTTTTTTAATACTTATGTCGGACAAATTATTTCCTTAAAAATAAGACAAGATTTACTTTCACATATACAAAAAATAAAAGTAAGCAATTTTTTCGATAGTGAGACTGGAGATTTTATCAGTAAAGTTATCGAAGACGTATCCACTATTACCAATTTTATGTCAGTAACTTTAATATCCACTCTTAACGATACACTTAATTTGCTTGCCACCGCTATTTTTATGCTTTATTTTAGTCCTAAGTTAGCATGTATTGCTTTCATTTTAGCGATTGTACAGTTTCTTATTTCACTTAAGTTTTCTATTTACATAAGAACAGTACAAGAAAAAACAAGAGAGAATTCATCAATACATTTTAGCTTTCTTAAGAGAATATTTACCGGCATAAAATCTATTAAAGCTTTTAATAGTGCAAAACACAATGATATTAATTATACAGCCATATTAAGAAATATCCTGAACTTAAACTTTAAATATTTCTATTCATACTACGGATATAGTACTTGTATGTCATTTGCATCTTTTGTTGGATCGGTCTTAATATTCTCTTTGGGAGTGTTCGAGATATATAAAGGCAATTTATCAGTAGGTGCACTTTTTGTATTTGATATGGTATCAGAAAGGTTTTATCAGTTTACTAATAATCTGGTTAACTTAAACATAAATTTCCAAAACTTTACTGTGGCAATTAATAGGACTGAGTCAATATTTTCTTTAGAAAAAGAAACAAATGCAGGAACCCTTAAAAACACTATTGATAGCTCAATTGAATTCCAGGGCGTTACATTTTCATACGAAAGAGATTCTAATAAACCAATAGTTACTAACCTATCATATAAATTTGAAACAGGAAAAACCTACGCATTAGTTGGTGCAAGCGGTTGCGGCAAATCCTCCCTACTTAGTCTGATGTTGAAATTTTACAATCCTTCATCTGGAAAAATACTAATAGGCGGAAAAGATATCGACAGTCTTGATCTAAGGTATTTACGAAATAAGATAAGTATTGTATTCCAGGATTCATTGCTTTTTGACGGTACTATTTGGGATAATATCAGATTTGGCAACAAGAAAGTTACAGATGAACAGGTGAGATCCGCTGCAAAGGTTTGTTGTATTGATGACTTTATCCTTTCACTTCCTGATGGATATGATACTAGAGTGGGCGAGGACGGTGTAAAAATTTCCGGTGGTCAAAAACAAAGAATATGTTTAGCTAGGGCTTTATTAAGAGAATCTGATATTTATATTTTTGACGAGGCTCTCTCAAACTTGGATAAAAAGCTTGAATATGATATTTTTCAAAATTTGCAAAGAAAACTAAAAAACAAAACTCAAATTTATGTTACTCATAACATTAAGCTAATTAGAAATTTACAGAATATTTTAGTTATAAACAGAGGCAATATTGAGCTTGCCGGCGGGCATGAGTTACTAATTCAAAAATCCTTAATTTATCGAGAGCTGTTTACTAAAGGAGAAAATGATTTCAATGAAGAGAAATATGCTTAA